The Sulfurimonas sp. HSL3-2 genome segment CTAATTCGTTCTTTATTTCTAAGGGACTATTTGAAGATTTAAAGAGCTCCATCACTTTTGTATTTAGATCTCTGTTTATTGAAAGAACTGCGATATTACGGGCACTCTGCATCGTCTTAGAAGATGCCGTCGAATAGATAAATGTAGTGTCCTTAGGCGGGTTTGTATACCATAACGGAGGTCTGTCCTCCATTTTTTTCAGGCCACAGCCTGTGATGACAAGGGCTAAAATAAGATAAATAAGAGTTTTAAACATTAGTATCCTTTGTAGTGTTTTTTTCGATATAGATAGATTGAGACGGGAATGCGAATGATGCCCCGTTGCTTTGTACTATCCTCATAAACTCCAGGTTGATCTTTTCTCTGACATTCAGGTACTCTCCCCATACCGTAGTCTTTGTAAAGAAGTAGCAGAAAATATCTAGCGAACTGCTACTGTACTCCGTGAAGTTTACAAATATGGTTTTTTGATCGATGTCCGGATCGTTTTGCAGAAGTTCTCTCATCTCTTTTAAAATATTTTTCATCTGCTCCGGTGTAGTTGAGTATGTAAGTCCCAGTGTCATCTTGATGCGTCTTTTTGTCATAGCCGACCAGTTGGTGATAGGTGTATTTGCTACGACACCGTTTGGGACACTGATAAGCGAGTCTTCAAAAGTCCTGACTTTGGTAGAACGCATCCCGATCTCCTCTATCGTTCCTTCTGCTTGCGGCGTTTGTATCCAGTCTCCGACTTTAAAAGGGGTATCGGCAAATATCATCAATGCACCAAAGATATTTTTTGTCGTATCCTGTGCAGCGAGTGCTACTGCCATACCTACAAGCCCGAGTGATGCGATAAGACCGTTTACATTGTATCCCCACAGATCAAGAAAAAAGATGATCGATACAACGGCGATGATAATCTTCACAAATTTCTTAGAAAGGTTCATAAAGTTGTAAAAGGACTGGTTATGACTTTTTTTAAGGAATACTCGTGAACCGCTGTACAAGAAATCGACGACTAAAAACAGGATCCATGCTATCAAAAATATCTTTACGGAGTTGGAAAGACCTATTAAAAAGGTGTCGAACTCTTTGTTAAAACTCAAAGCAGATATGGAGATATTGAATCCGACCAGCAGAATGCTCCATCTCAGAGGCTTGTGGATAGTGTTGAAAAACGGTGTGGAGACAGTCGACTGTATG includes the following:
- a CDS encoding mechanosensitive ion channel family protein, encoding MDNNATYTMKLGKELYHLLELLFSKWFTLPSGVVDFFSYEIIGNSLSRWIFSIVIFAIFFVLRKQITRLIQNILNKISNSIQSTVSTPFFNTIHKPLRWSILLVGFNISISALSFNKEFDTFLIGLSNSVKIFLIAWILFLVVDFLYSGSRVFLKKSHNQSFYNFMNLSKKFVKIIIAVVSIIFFLDLWGYNVNGLIASLGLVGMAVALAAQDTTKNIFGALMIFADTPFKVGDWIQTPQAEGTIEEIGMRSTKVRTFEDSLISVPNGVVANTPITNWSAMTKRRIKMTLGLTYSTTPEQMKNILKEMRELLQNDPDIDQKTIFVNFTEYSSSSLDIFCYFFTKTTVWGEYLNVREKINLEFMRIVQSNGASFAFPSQSIYIEKNTTKDTNV